The sequence CTGTCTACATATCTACAAGGTTCATTGTCTAGAGCAATTATGGGTTGCATTtcagtgcttttttttttttttgcgtggGTGTTGTCAATTTTGTATTTATTCCAATTGGTTTTTTTCATTGTTAATCCATTGACATTTTTTGGTCATCATTTGTACCTAATTATAAAGGTGGCTAAGCTGGAGGCTATGGGGGTGGAGACTGCCATTGTCTCCATCGACAAATTGAGCTGTGGGACACTGGAGGTGTTTGAGGTGTCCAGCAAAGAGGCCGCAGTGTTCCTGGACAAGTCAGACACCTCCAGCAAATATACGATGCATTTCAAAGGTAGCACTCATCTTCAATTTACATAAATGGACTCAGGCCTTAGTGCCACATACACAATGCAGTTTTATCAAATtaattgttgtgtgttgttactTTCTGTTGTTACTTTTGCAGCTGGCTCCTTACGTCCTGTGTCAACAAAGGAAGACCTCAGTGTTCTGCACAAAAAAGTGCAAGAACTGCTCAATAAAAAATACAGTGCGCTTTTTCTTGTATTCTTTCTAAAAGAGCagtgttaacccttaaaggagtaccgtcacggaatgttgagaaatgaacgttctaaagaatatctgggttcattgaattcaacatagaattttagaaccttcaattgttgcggaacttaaaaaacctacacctttaagggttaagaaaTGGCTCAGGCTTACACTGTTGTCTGtgtaacatactgtatgcatgcagAATATCCACATGTCTTTCAGAGGAGGCTGGAGGTGCTGGGAGGGTCCCCTACAAGTCCCTGCAGGGCAGGCCAGTTGTTGTCGCTGTGTCGCTCAACACATTtttgtcaacaccatcaggccgttttgtTAAAAGTAAATggtccaatcaatgatctaggcaacacattttcttctctctccttcattttacatctcatggttactgactagaacggcttggGGTCAAAGGAATCAATTAATCtgcgctattttttttaatcagttattttttctcaaatgaatcagttattttgacagccctacaaaaaacataaacaattaGGTTAAAACAATTGTCAAGTATAATGAAAGCATTTAGATATACTGTAGTATTAGAACCTGTTGTTTATAACATAAGGCaacataaatgaataaatactgACGTTGTCACACAAATTGCAATTATGAAAATTAATTCAAATACttctattgttttgttttatgtatCTTAGGTGCACAGCAGATGGAGGAAGTCATAACTACTGCAGATGGAGGTAGATCTGAATTGTGCTTGACATCAGTTTGCTTTACACATGCTACAACATGTTTTAGATATAAGCGTCACACCTTTACATTTAACCATGATACAATGATACTAATTATTTGATATGATCTTATGTACATTAGCTGTAATCTGAATTGTGATGTTGTGACCCTGAACTCACCACAAGCTAACCAAATTGTTTTTATAAGTGCTCATTTCTCCTTTTTGCCCATACAATTCAATCTGATGCTATCAATCCGCTCTGATGACTATACAACTCTCACTTTATCATTCCACAGACATAACTTTGAAGAACATGGACACAGaaggcttttctttttttctttcctttacaTTTCACCACAATGTATTTTATTGTATGAAACAACACCAAATGTCACCTTTGATTCATTCTGTAATGTTGTCATACCAGCAGACACAGCAGATGGGCAGCTGTACAGCTTTTGGAGGCCATCTATGACAATGGTATTTCTTCCAGTACAAATTGCATTGCCAATTGGCGGAACTTAGTGTTTGATAGTATTATTTTTACATTTAGTTGATTATTGACTTTGCACACGGATACTAGCAATGGCAGCCAGTGTTTTTTTGTGATGAGTGGGCACAtgaatttccatttgtattTGTTCTTTATTATTTAATCTGATTTGTGGTTGACCTAAGTTTGCTTTTCATGTACACATGCTACAACAACAGTGATTATTTGAAATATCCAGACTACATAAGTGATCCTTTTCCTATCCTTCTCCTATTTTCTTTTACATTTAACCATGAtacaataatactaataattcTATGATATTATATTATGATCTTATGTACATTAGGTGCACAGGAGATGGAGTATGCTGTCATGACTACTTCAGATGAAGGTAGATTTAAACTGAATTGTGCTTGACATCATCTACACATGCTACAACAACATTTATTATTTCAAATATTCATAATACATAAGTGTTAATACATATCAACggaatatattacagaaaaacagaatgaatatagatatatagaatgaaccatataaacagatatggtgatgaagagcagtagaatatgatacatatatatagatagaaagatagatagatagatataagcGTCACTTAGCAGTCAACTGACACTTTATCATTCTGCAGAcagaattttggaaaacatgaacacaagtttttttttttttgacatttttttaaacacaaataaaaagtaTTTTTTCTTTACATTTAACCATGATACTAATAattctattatattatattatgatcTTATGTACATTAGGTGCACAGCAGATGGAGTATGCTGTCATGACTACTGCAGATGAAGGTAGATTTAATCTGAATTGTGCTTGACAACTGACTTTATCATTCCGCAGACATCATTTTAGAGAACATGGACACAGAAGGTTTTTCTTTTTAAGAGGAATCCTTTAGATGTAACCATGATACAATGATACTAATAATTATGTGATATTTTATGATGTTCTTGCTGCACAAGTCCTCCTTTTTTCCTATACAAACAGATGTATGTCAAGGCAGCTCGGCTGAGGGAATGTTTAAGAGCATGGACGCAGAACAtgtgctgatggtggtggtgctgctgctgctgatggtggtggtagtgctgctgctgctgctgctggtgctgctgctgaaaTTCTGAAATTATTGCTATTTCTGTAATTAGACTACATGCCAACCCATACGGCAAAAGCCAGGGGTGCTCCAGCCTCACCACTGCACCAATTCTTCATCtgaaaacaatataaaaaagattatactttccctctcttttaaaagcagcctccctccctttctttcttcactTTACTATGCTAAATActgtggttgctatggtggttactATGGTCATTTTATGgtagttgctaggttgttgctagagAAATTTgaatggttgctatggtgttgctaaggtagatatggtggttgctatgcaaatTAACACGGTGGTTAATGGTGGTTGTTAAGGTaagcatgttggttgctatggtggttgctagcttGACATTATacaagtggttgctagggtaattaagatggttgctagggtgatgctagggtaattaaggtGGTTGCCCTTTTTCAagttttagccaaaaaacacacttatgttgatccgatcagtatgaaatcagaatatgttgaagtcagaccttctgcacatgacccacatggagcgtgcaaagtttcatccctctagctgtaacgcaaagcattGTGCCCGCAAAaacttttttggcgatttaacatttagccatttttccatttttagccaaaaaacacacttatgttgatccgatcagtatgaaatcagaatatgttgaACAACGGGACATCACAAATAAGacaggctcagtttggagtcggtggattattcccggaaggagataaacggtttgaaacgtacaaggtttccctctgCTGGCgcggtaacgctaggtgctagaaagatgggaccaagacgcacGGCAACGCCttgaggcccctgacaactgttccaaaggtgggatctctgagacacccacaaaaaaaactgtgaaggaaaaacttttaaaaagttgaccactcccacttcagaggtggagttgtgggtggtagcatggagctacgaggctgaaattcaagtcagaccttctgcacatgacccacatggagcgtgcaaagtttcatcaaCAAACTAGCAACCACGACCCTATTCACAACCAaaatgattaccctagcaaccagcatagcaaccactttatttagcatagcaaccaccatatctaccctagcTAAGTAGCCTTAATCATATATTTTTTGATTGCTTagtgtgtaggtgtgatttAAGCTATAATAAGTTATATTCCACCCTCATGTCCATGAAGAGCTTTGTTTTTACACCTCACTCATACAAAAGACCTTAAACTTCTTTCTCTGACCATTCCTCGGAGAACACTTAATTGGTCAATTGCTCCAAAAATGTTGTCTCTGAACAAACACTTTTTACAGGTTAACTCATCTCAGACTCCCCTAATATAAACCTAATTTCTGATTTTCTGATTTCCAGACCCATGTACCTAAATTCCCAAAGACCGGATCTGTGGCAATTTTCACTTGACGCTCAAGGAAGACAACAATGTCAACAAATGCAGCTCTGCGGTGATACTTCTCCTGAATATCCCATGCCACTGTTCGCCACTTATCTTTTAACTCATAAGGCAATCGTTTAATCACAGCAAGCATATTGGAGGGAGTATTTAATTCATTAAGACCTTGAACCTCATCCATTGCATTGCAACACCGACGCAAAAAGAGACTATATGCCTGAAGAGACTTCACATCCTCTGATCTAATTACTCTCCATGAATGTATTATATCCAAGTATGCAGATGCAATGACATGCTCGTTTCCAAAATGTCCATATAACAAAGTCTTTGCCTTCATGTATCCAGTACCATCGGCCATATGTTGACAGCTTCTAACAAGTTCATTAGGTTGCCCCCTGGTGTACTGTGCTAGGTAATGCAGGCAGTCGTCAGAGTTGTCAGCCTTTGCCTCTATGACCTTTTCAAATAATCGCATAAAAGTATGGAAGTGCAGAGGGTCACCGTCAAATGTTTGAATTTCTCTTTTTGGGAGTTGTGAAAGACTTTGTTGACGCACCAACATACtagttatttaattgtgtttcTCCATTACAGACAATATATACTGATTCCCGTTAAGTGTTTGAGAAGGTCTCGGTTGAATTTCTGGAGATGTATCATTTTGGATCACATTCCATGACGGATCTGAAGGCCCCTTGTGGAGATGTGTAAACTTACTTGTCATTGTTTGTTGCTTTGTACTTGTATGAGTTAACCTGTAAACACTTTTTACAGGTTAACTCATCTCAGACCCCTAATATAAACCTAATTTCTGATTTTCTGATTTCCTGACCCATGTACCTTTCAAAATCTTAACCCTAAGTTAGGTTACAAGGAATCCCTATTTATTGCGTAATTAAAGCAAATTAGCAGTGCAAGCAATTATCACAAAATCCATCACATATCAAAATAGCTGTTGCATTGCAGAGAACTAAGTGGAatctgtttaaaaatacattaaactATATCCTGCATATGCAATATTTCATGAAGTTACAGGAAATCTCTATTTTTGATTTAAGAACTTCTGTTTATCAATGCATGTGAAAAATTTGCTCTCTAAACGTCAGTTTCTAATGATGTCTTGAAgatcaaaattcccacagcaTGCAAGATCAGTGAAATTGGGTTTCTTTAcagcacacctctgtgtgtcataatcaatcaaaatatggatgttttaatgcTTTGGGTATGATTTAAGAACTTCTGTTTATCAATGCAGTTTCAGTCAGTTTCTAATGATGTCTTGAAGATCAAACATGCCACATAGCAACTTCCTAAGGTGATTTTACAAGCGATAAGACGTGCTCACAGTGCGGCAAAAGGGCCCATTAAGAGTTTATGTGCCATCAACATgatttggaaatgttattttatgATAAAAAACAATGGCCATGAATTGCATACAGTAGGTCAGACAGGGTCACACCACAAATTCAAGAACCTTACCGGTACTTGTTGGTTTTACTGTGTGTTGGGCTACATCCATCTCCCTTTTCTTCCATCTCTCAATATCTCTCTCAGAAATCAACACTAGACAACCAAAATCACAGGAAACGAGAACAGCCAATGTTACTTACCCTACATTGTTACTACTCTCAACTGTTGCTTCTTATGAGCATGGTTTACCTGGTGCCTCTTTGATGACAGATGAGATGTCCTCTTCAGCAAGAACTGTAACTTTTTCTGCTCTGTCCAGTCTTTGTAGGAGTTGCATCTCTGTGAAGACATCATTTATCTCAGACCCGAATGTATGAAATGTATGAAAATGAAACAATTGAatacagtaacataaataacTACCACCACTgacttttaattttttttactgaGAACATCTTATACGGTGAACAAACCCATGTCAGTGGATTTCCTTCGACCGTAATGGAGAAGCCCATCTGTGAGCAAGTCCAGACGGTGAGATGGGGTCATCTCCTTTGTGACCCTAGCAAACCGTCGAAGGAAGGACCACAGCCTCTCCATTCCCTCCCCATCTGTAAGACCATACCCGTCAAGACGTCTGGTGCTGTACTTGATCTGTGATTTAACAAAGTACTTTCATTTGTGAAACTGCACACACCTCATACGAGAAAATTAGTACAGTCTTTTGAGACATCTCTAATGCCTTTCAGTGAACAGTGACAGTGAAATCACCTGGCATGGCAATTTATGTCCATACACATGGAATGCGGGTACAGCCAATGACATGTTATCTGGAATGCTCTGCCCTGTTTTCTGAAACAGTATGACATTATGTTGAGTCAATATGTGAAGTGTTCTATCCAAACAATAATTGAGTTTTACAAATGAGTTGAGAATGTATCTACTTGCAAGTGTGATGCCACAACACAGGCAATATCATAAATTACTCTCAGGTGTGTGCTGGTGTCCTCACTTCTTCTGAGCAGGTGGTTGATCACATATAATGGATAGATTAATCTATTTGAAAACAATTTGTGTAACACCAGTGAGCTACGGACAACATGTGAATAGGGAAAAATTATCATTCTGGAGTAAAAATTCAGAGATGTTACAACTGTGCCATTAACTTGCCGTTCGCCCTGGCTCATATTAATAAACATGATGGGCATTTCATGCCGACAGGAGGCGCCGAAGACTCCTGTCACATCAAGTTTCAAGGATGGATTCACCCACCAGGGCTATATAGAGAGTGTTCACCTacggcagtggtccccaaactacggcctgcgggccggatacggcccgccacctcattttgggtggccccccaaaacatgtccgtggtatatagcatctgcccCGCATGGGAGtatgacatcgtcaaactataacctccgtaattcccccattcattctctatagcgagtcttaacagtacacgtgtaatactctttttgtccactggtggttgttttggcgctgttttgccatcgaaaacggaatgaaatgtaggcctacagtacttgcaaacaatgtaagaggcctatgctgactgtatcagtgctcaaagtattctaaaagtttatcaattaattgctaataactaactaacttctattcaagtcatatttctgggactttctgggataattatttatattcacaattcacaaagttctcatcatgtgagtgaaagtggtcatttcagatgtttttgccagcacttcataaaactctcatagtttgagaactttaaattatttgtaggatattgcttgttcacaatttgagctgtgtatgcaaagagttcacacattttgaatatttcatttgagctacattttacactgctatggcatgatggcaatataaacacagctagcaatggtattaaattacagcctattaaatgtaatggattattcaactaaggtagactgttcacagcactaagctatttatggttactgatactccgagtctctggccctctcttagagccaggcattttgagctggccctcggaagaaaaagtttggggaccactgacctACGGTATATACAGTAGTCATTGAAAACATTACAACTGCATATAGTTACAGCGCCTACATGAAAGCCAACGCAATACTTTAAATATTTTACTATTTTTCTTTTAGTACAATCAAGTAGAAGAAGGTGTGTAACCATATGGAGCTGATGTTTCACACTGACATGGACTCAAGTCAGTGTTCCATGTAAGCAACGGAAATGTTGATTTCACACACAGGACGTCAAACTCACTTCTGTGTGGGTGAGGTTGTGCCTCCAGCGCAGGGTGTTACAAAACCCCTCCACAGACACCTGGCACTCCAGAGACAGGTTCACAAACAGCTCAAGGAGAGACACTGAAAACACTGTCTGGGGCTTGTTGGGGGTTGCAGGCCAGAGTCCATACAGTATACCAAGAGAGTGCAGACTTCTGATTGACACTCACACAG comes from Alosa sapidissima isolate fAloSap1 chromosome 7, fAloSap1.pri, whole genome shotgun sequence and encodes:
- the LOC121713086 gene encoding uncharacterized protein LOC121713086 isoform X1, whose translation is MPIMFINMSQGERQVNGTVVTSLNFYSRMIIFPYSHVVRSSLVLHKLFSNRLIYPLYVINHLLRRSEDTSTHLRVIYDIACVVASHLQKTGQSIPDNMSLAVPAFHVYGHKLPCQIKYSTRRLDGYGLTDGEGMERLWSFLRRFARVTKEMTPSHRLDLLTDGLLHYGRRKSTDMEMQLLQRLDRAEKVTVLAEEDISSVIKEAPVLISERDIERWKKREMDVAQHTVKPTSTDEELVQW
- the LOC121713086 gene encoding uncharacterized protein LOC121713086 isoform X2, with amino-acid sequence MSLAVPAFHVYGHKLPCQIKYSTRRLDGYGLTDGEGMERLWSFLRRFARVTKEMTPSHRLDLLTDGLLHYGRRKSTDMEMQLLQRLDRAEKVTVLAEEDISSVIKEAPVLISERDIERWKKREMDVAQHTVKPTSTDEELVQW